A single window of Microplitis demolitor isolate Queensland-Clemson2020A chromosome 7, iyMicDemo2.1a, whole genome shotgun sequence DNA harbors:
- the LOC103570412 gene encoding peptidyl-alpha-hydroxyglycine alpha-amidating lyase 2 isoform X3, translated as MTHIRFDTFRCILILLTTTLVANGDLQNLIELQHRRHLPNTKFGPDDYAEYSDNNEPAPAESDPNWDKIPLRNVELSGIKWDENWNSELNYGQLSAVNLDLDGNIVLFSRRERVWGQDTFNIENIFNRLYGPIKHNTLIIFNKSGKVILEWGKNMFYLPHGLTIDYHGNYWLTDVAMHQVFKFDGKDIKNNWEALKNVQNKTQDNTDDIINNNKNLFNNSIIKPTLILGEAFVPGNDNKRFCKPTAVAVANNGDFFVSDGYCNSRIIKYNSKAERILIIGRSSTINNHFLSPYTLIVPHALALSDKFDYLYVADREHGRILCYYSHNGTFHKEFKNPVIGTKIYSIAYSKERLYLVNGGDPYSFNKFHVQGFVIDINSGQIIAHFGPNNDMLAPHDIAISDDASEIYVVELNNNRIYRFLQDAISNRSVKINSSLTSKSADSNSIVHHGFVPLTSDSSSDKSSSNMSLSTLILTIIVSVMIFIGLCVGAAAVVAKCQKRGCLLSARKRGYWANDSKDNFKLSSLLNARQNKNFRFFDKRPSTRDFSKLNTEPESTDDEHVEDSLII; from the exons ATGACGCACATTCGATTTGACACTTTTCGCTgcatattgattttattaacaacCACACTTGTTGCTAACGGAGATTTACAAAATCTTATAGAATTACAG caTAGACGACACTTACCTAATACTAAATTTGGACCAGATGATTATGCTGAATATTCTGATAATAATGAACCAGCGCCAGCGGAAAGTGATCCTAATTGGGATAAAATACCTCTGAGAAATGTTGAATTATCTG GCATAAAATGGGATGAAAATTGGAATTCAGAATTAAATTATGGACAACTGTCAGCTGTCAATTTAGATTTAGACGGCAATATAGTACTTTTTAGTAGACGCGAAAGAGTCTGGGGCCAAGATACTTTTAACATTGAGAATATATTTAATCGACTATATGGACCTATTAAACataatacattaataatatttaataaaagtggCAAAGTCATATTAGAGTGGggtaaaaatatgttttactTACCACATGGATTAACAATTGATTATCATGGAAACTACTGGCTGACAGATGTTGCGATGCatcaagtatttaaatttgatggtaaagatattaaaaataactgggaagcattaaaaaatgttcaaaataaaaCTCAAGATAATACTgatgatataataaataataataaaaatttatttaataacagtATTATAAAGCCTACGCTAATATTAGGAGAAGCATTTGTTCCgggtaatgataataaaagatTTTGTAAACCAACAGCAGTTGCAGTTGCAAATAATggtgatttttttgtaagtgacGGATATTGCAATtcaagaattattaaatataatagtaaAGCTGagagaatattaattattggccgttcttcaacaataaataatcattttctgTCGCCTTATACACTTATAGTACCTCATGCTTTGGCACTTTCTGATAAATTTGACTATTTATATGTTGCTGACAGAGAACACGGTAGAATTCTGTGTTATTATTCACATAACGGAACTTTccacaaagaatttaaaaatcctgTTATTGgtactaaaatttatagtatCGCTTATTCGAAAGAACGTCTTTATTTAGTTAATGGAGGGGATCCatattcttttaataaattccatGTACAAGGTTTcgttattgatattaattctgGCCAAATTATAGCACATTTTGGACCCAATAATGATATGCTTGCTCCTCATGACATTGCTATTTCTGATGATGCCAGTGAAATATATGTcgttgaattaaataataacagaatatatcgatttttacaAG ATGCTATTTCAAACcgttcagtaaaaataaattcatctcTAACAAGCAAATCTGCAGATTCAAATTCTATAGTTCACCACGGATTTGTACCTTTGACAAGTGATAGTTCCAGTGATAAATCGTCAAGTAATATGAGTTTATcaacattaatattaacaatcatTGTCAGtgtaatgatttttattggtCTGTGCGTCGGAGCTGCAGCAGTTGTAGCAAAATGCCAAAAGAGAG gATGCTTATTGTCTGCTCGTAAAAGAGGTTACTGGGCAAATGACagtaaagataattttaaattatcaagtcTATTGAATGCTaggcaaaataaaaattttagatttttcgaTAAACGACCAAGTACTCGTGAtttcagtaaattaaatacagaACCTGAATCAACTGATGATGAACATGTGGAAGATAGTttgattatataa
- the LOC103570412 gene encoding peptidyl-alpha-hydroxyglycine alpha-amidating lyase 2 isoform X4, giving the protein MTHIRFDTFRCILILLTTTLVANGDLQNLIELQHRRHLPNTKFGPDDYAEYSDNNEPAPAESDPNWDKIPLRNVELSGNKSLISESILPDLRSIFELGIKWDENWNSELNYGQLSAVNLDLDGNIVLFSRRERVWGQDTFNIENIFNRLYGPIKHNTLIIFNKSGKVILEWGKNMFYLPHGLTIDYHGNYWLTDVAMHQVFKFDGKDIKNNWEALKNVQNKTQDNTDDIINNNKNLFNNSIIKPTLILGEAFVPGNDNKRFCKPTAVAVANNGDFFVSDGYCNSRIIKYNSKAERILIIGRSSTINNHFLSPYTLIVPHALALSDKFDYLYVADREHGRILCYYSHNGTFHKEFKNPVIGTKIYSIAYSKERLYLVNGGDPYSFNKFHVQGFVIDINSGQIIAHFGPNNDMLAPHDIAISDDASEIYVVELNNNRIYRFLQDAISNRSVKINSSLTSKSADSNSIVHHGFVPLTSDSSSDKSSSNMSLSTLILTIIVSVMIFIGLCVGAAAVVAKCQKREIEIDCFQNRTQPVILRQILLKLCYSIYLHGRFFKKFCHNLS; this is encoded by the exons ATGACGCACATTCGATTTGACACTTTTCGCTgcatattgattttattaacaacCACACTTGTTGCTAACGGAGATTTACAAAATCTTATAGAATTACAG caTAGACGACACTTACCTAATACTAAATTTGGACCAGATGATTATGCTGAATATTCTGATAATAATGAACCAGCGCCAGCGGAAAGTGATCCTAATTGGGATAAAATACCTCTGAGAAATGTTGAATTATCTGGTAACAAATCATTAATTTCTGAATCTATTCTACCAGATTTACGTTCAATATTTGAATtag GCATAAAATGGGATGAAAATTGGAATTCAGAATTAAATTATGGACAACTGTCAGCTGTCAATTTAGATTTAGACGGCAATATAGTACTTTTTAGTAGACGCGAAAGAGTCTGGGGCCAAGATACTTTTAACATTGAGAATATATTTAATCGACTATATGGACCTATTAAACataatacattaataatatttaataaaagtggCAAAGTCATATTAGAGTGGggtaaaaatatgttttactTACCACATGGATTAACAATTGATTATCATGGAAACTACTGGCTGACAGATGTTGCGATGCatcaagtatttaaatttgatggtaaagatattaaaaataactgggaagcattaaaaaatgttcaaaataaaaCTCAAGATAATACTgatgatataataaataataataaaaatttatttaataacagtATTATAAAGCCTACGCTAATATTAGGAGAAGCATTTGTTCCgggtaatgataataaaagatTTTGTAAACCAACAGCAGTTGCAGTTGCAAATAATggtgatttttttgtaagtgacGGATATTGCAATtcaagaattattaaatataatagtaaAGCTGagagaatattaattattggccgttcttcaacaataaataatcattttctgTCGCCTTATACACTTATAGTACCTCATGCTTTGGCACTTTCTGATAAATTTGACTATTTATATGTTGCTGACAGAGAACACGGTAGAATTCTGTGTTATTATTCACATAACGGAACTTTccacaaagaatttaaaaatcctgTTATTGgtactaaaatttatagtatCGCTTATTCGAAAGAACGTCTTTATTTAGTTAATGGAGGGGATCCatattcttttaataaattccatGTACAAGGTTTcgttattgatattaattctgGCCAAATTATAGCACATTTTGGACCCAATAATGATATGCTTGCTCCTCATGACATTGCTATTTCTGATGATGCCAGTGAAATATATGTcgttgaattaaataataacagaatatatcgatttttacaAG ATGCTATTTCAAACcgttcagtaaaaataaattcatctcTAACAAGCAAATCTGCAGATTCAAATTCTATAGTTCACCACGGATTTGTACCTTTGACAAGTGATAGTTCCAGTGATAAATCGTCAAGTAATATGAGTTTATcaacattaatattaacaatcatTGTCAGtgtaatgatttttattggtCTGTGCGTCGGAGCTGCAGCAGTTGTAGCAAAATGCCAAAAGAGAG aaattgaaattgactgttttcaaaatcgcaCTCAGCCGGTCATTTTAAGGCAGATTCTTCTAAAATTGTGCTATTCTATTTATCTTcatggtcgatttttcaagaaattttgcCATAACCTATCATAA
- the LOC103570412 gene encoding peptidyl-alpha-hydroxyglycine alpha-amidating lyase 2 isoform X2, whose protein sequence is MTHIRFDTFRCILILLTTTLVANGDLQNLIELQHRRHLPNTKFGPDDYAEYSDNNEPAPAESDPNWDKIPLRNVELSGNKSLISESILPDLRSIFELGIKWDENWNSELNYGQLSAVNLDLDGNIVLFSRRERVWGQDTFNIENIFNRLYGPIKHNTLIIFNKSGKVILEWGKNMFYLPHGLTIDYHGNYWLTDVAMHQVFKFDGKDIKNNWEALKNVQNKTQDNTDDIINNNKNLFNNSIIKPTLILGEAFVPGNDNKRFCKPTAVAVANNGDFFVSDGYCNSRIIKYNSKAERILIIGRSSTINNHFLSPYTLIVPHALALSDKFDYLYVADREHGRILCYYSHNGTFHKEFKNPVIGTKIYSIAYSKERLYLVNGGDPYSFNKFHVQGFVIDINSGQIIAHFGPNNDMLAPHDIAISDDASEIYVVELNNNRIYRFLQDAISNRSVKINSSLTSKSADSNSIVHHGFVPLTSDSSSDKSSSNMSLSTLILTIIVSVMIFIGLCVGAAAVVAKCQKRGLVLRLKRRESVYILLAKDVLNGCLRVLDRRSRISSPFCSKVVQTIVITM, encoded by the exons ATGACGCACATTCGATTTGACACTTTTCGCTgcatattgattttattaacaacCACACTTGTTGCTAACGGAGATTTACAAAATCTTATAGAATTACAG caTAGACGACACTTACCTAATACTAAATTTGGACCAGATGATTATGCTGAATATTCTGATAATAATGAACCAGCGCCAGCGGAAAGTGATCCTAATTGGGATAAAATACCTCTGAGAAATGTTGAATTATCTGGTAACAAATCATTAATTTCTGAATCTATTCTACCAGATTTACGTTCAATATTTGAATtag GCATAAAATGGGATGAAAATTGGAATTCAGAATTAAATTATGGACAACTGTCAGCTGTCAATTTAGATTTAGACGGCAATATAGTACTTTTTAGTAGACGCGAAAGAGTCTGGGGCCAAGATACTTTTAACATTGAGAATATATTTAATCGACTATATGGACCTATTAAACataatacattaataatatttaataaaagtggCAAAGTCATATTAGAGTGGggtaaaaatatgttttactTACCACATGGATTAACAATTGATTATCATGGAAACTACTGGCTGACAGATGTTGCGATGCatcaagtatttaaatttgatggtaaagatattaaaaataactgggaagcattaaaaaatgttcaaaataaaaCTCAAGATAATACTgatgatataataaataataataaaaatttatttaataacagtATTATAAAGCCTACGCTAATATTAGGAGAAGCATTTGTTCCgggtaatgataataaaagatTTTGTAAACCAACAGCAGTTGCAGTTGCAAATAATggtgatttttttgtaagtgacGGATATTGCAATtcaagaattattaaatataatagtaaAGCTGagagaatattaattattggccgttcttcaacaataaataatcattttctgTCGCCTTATACACTTATAGTACCTCATGCTTTGGCACTTTCTGATAAATTTGACTATTTATATGTTGCTGACAGAGAACACGGTAGAATTCTGTGTTATTATTCACATAACGGAACTTTccacaaagaatttaaaaatcctgTTATTGgtactaaaatttatagtatCGCTTATTCGAAAGAACGTCTTTATTTAGTTAATGGAGGGGATCCatattcttttaataaattccatGTACAAGGTTTcgttattgatattaattctgGCCAAATTATAGCACATTTTGGACCCAATAATGATATGCTTGCTCCTCATGACATTGCTATTTCTGATGATGCCAGTGAAATATATGTcgttgaattaaataataacagaatatatcgatttttacaAG ATGCTATTTCAAACcgttcagtaaaaataaattcatctcTAACAAGCAAATCTGCAGATTCAAATTCTATAGTTCACCACGGATTTGTACCTTTGACAAGTGATAGTTCCAGTGATAAATCGTCAAGTAATATGAGTTTATcaacattaatattaacaatcatTGTCAGtgtaatgatttttattggtCTGTGCGTCGGAGCTGCAGCAGTTGTAGCAAAATGCCAAAAGAGAG GTCTAGTCCTTCGGCTGAAGAGGAGAGAGTCCGTATACATTTTGTTGGCCAAAGATGTTCTCAACGGTTGCTTACGTGTTTTGGACCGGAGATCACGGATATCTAGTCCGTTTTGTTCAAAAGTGGTGCAAACCATTGTTATAACAATGTAA
- the LOC103570412 gene encoding peptidyl-alpha-hydroxyglycine alpha-amidating lyase 1 isoform X1 — MTHIRFDTFRCILILLTTTLVANGDLQNLIELQHRRHLPNTKFGPDDYAEYSDNNEPAPAESDPNWDKIPLRNVELSGNKSLISESILPDLRSIFELGIKWDENWNSELNYGQLSAVNLDLDGNIVLFSRRERVWGQDTFNIENIFNRLYGPIKHNTLIIFNKSGKVILEWGKNMFYLPHGLTIDYHGNYWLTDVAMHQVFKFDGKDIKNNWEALKNVQNKTQDNTDDIINNNKNLFNNSIIKPTLILGEAFVPGNDNKRFCKPTAVAVANNGDFFVSDGYCNSRIIKYNSKAERILIIGRSSTINNHFLSPYTLIVPHALALSDKFDYLYVADREHGRILCYYSHNGTFHKEFKNPVIGTKIYSIAYSKERLYLVNGGDPYSFNKFHVQGFVIDINSGQIIAHFGPNNDMLAPHDIAISDDASEIYVVELNNNRIYRFLQDAISNRSVKINSSLTSKSADSNSIVHHGFVPLTSDSSSDKSSSNMSLSTLILTIIVSVMIFIGLCVGAAAVVAKCQKRGCLLSARKRGYWANDSKDNFKLSSLLNARQNKNFRFFDKRPSTRDFSKLNTEPESTDDEHVEDSLII, encoded by the exons ATGACGCACATTCGATTTGACACTTTTCGCTgcatattgattttattaacaacCACACTTGTTGCTAACGGAGATTTACAAAATCTTATAGAATTACAG caTAGACGACACTTACCTAATACTAAATTTGGACCAGATGATTATGCTGAATATTCTGATAATAATGAACCAGCGCCAGCGGAAAGTGATCCTAATTGGGATAAAATACCTCTGAGAAATGTTGAATTATCTGGTAACAAATCATTAATTTCTGAATCTATTCTACCAGATTTACGTTCAATATTTGAATtag GCATAAAATGGGATGAAAATTGGAATTCAGAATTAAATTATGGACAACTGTCAGCTGTCAATTTAGATTTAGACGGCAATATAGTACTTTTTAGTAGACGCGAAAGAGTCTGGGGCCAAGATACTTTTAACATTGAGAATATATTTAATCGACTATATGGACCTATTAAACataatacattaataatatttaataaaagtggCAAAGTCATATTAGAGTGGggtaaaaatatgttttactTACCACATGGATTAACAATTGATTATCATGGAAACTACTGGCTGACAGATGTTGCGATGCatcaagtatttaaatttgatggtaaagatattaaaaataactgggaagcattaaaaaatgttcaaaataaaaCTCAAGATAATACTgatgatataataaataataataaaaatttatttaataacagtATTATAAAGCCTACGCTAATATTAGGAGAAGCATTTGTTCCgggtaatgataataaaagatTTTGTAAACCAACAGCAGTTGCAGTTGCAAATAATggtgatttttttgtaagtgacGGATATTGCAATtcaagaattattaaatataatagtaaAGCTGagagaatattaattattggccgttcttcaacaataaataatcattttctgTCGCCTTATACACTTATAGTACCTCATGCTTTGGCACTTTCTGATAAATTTGACTATTTATATGTTGCTGACAGAGAACACGGTAGAATTCTGTGTTATTATTCACATAACGGAACTTTccacaaagaatttaaaaatcctgTTATTGgtactaaaatttatagtatCGCTTATTCGAAAGAACGTCTTTATTTAGTTAATGGAGGGGATCCatattcttttaataaattccatGTACAAGGTTTcgttattgatattaattctgGCCAAATTATAGCACATTTTGGACCCAATAATGATATGCTTGCTCCTCATGACATTGCTATTTCTGATGATGCCAGTGAAATATATGTcgttgaattaaataataacagaatatatcgatttttacaAG ATGCTATTTCAAACcgttcagtaaaaataaattcatctcTAACAAGCAAATCTGCAGATTCAAATTCTATAGTTCACCACGGATTTGTACCTTTGACAAGTGATAGTTCCAGTGATAAATCGTCAAGTAATATGAGTTTATcaacattaatattaacaatcatTGTCAGtgtaatgatttttattggtCTGTGCGTCGGAGCTGCAGCAGTTGTAGCAAAATGCCAAAAGAGAG gATGCTTATTGTCTGCTCGTAAAAGAGGTTACTGGGCAAATGACagtaaagataattttaaattatcaagtcTATTGAATGCTaggcaaaataaaaattttagatttttcgaTAAACGACCAAGTACTCGTGAtttcagtaaattaaatacagaACCTGAATCAACTGATGATGAACATGTGGAAGATAGTttgattatataa